A genomic region of Arachis hypogaea cultivar Tifrunner chromosome 5, arahy.Tifrunner.gnm2.J5K5, whole genome shotgun sequence contains the following coding sequences:
- the LOC112801926 gene encoding alkane hydroxylase MAH1 has product MMITAIFCYVAIIASIFCYLLYYFFHRRLSCKSPLLIDWPVLGMLPQLLWNLYRIHDFLTDILRQHGRTGEFMGPWFTKMNYMITSDPMNVHHIMSKSFDNYVKGPEFRQIFQVFGDGIFATDSERWRYHRLLLHSVFKNRSFEMFLEKTIQKKVANDLIPVLEHVVHQHVEVDLQDVFNRFTFDNICNIILGYDPHCLAIDLPQVIAYEKAFNEAEESIFYRHVVPKGVWKLQKLLQIGQERKMTQACKIFDQFLYSCIATKRKELSKYTKIDESHDHVDLLTSLMREEQDQLHDDKFLRDLAFNLFVAGRDTITSALTWFFWLVATHPLVEAKILDEIKENFGFNNDDEMKHKVLGIEEVKKLVYLHGAFCESLRLFPPIPFERKQPIKCDTLPSGHHVNPSTMILLSLFAMGRFEEIWGKDCLEFKPERWISNKGLSLQKWA; this is encoded by the exons ATGATGATAACAGCAATCTTTTGCTATGTAGCAATAATTGCATCAATATTTTGCtacttattatattattttttccatAGGAGATTATCTTGCAAGAGTCCTCTCCTAATAGATTGGCCTGTCCTTGGAATGTTACCACAACTATTGTGGAATTTGTATCGGATCCATGATTTCTTAACCGATATTTTGAGACAACATGGGAGAACCGGTGAATTCATGGGACCTTGGTTCACCAAAATgaactatatgatcactagtgacCCCATGAATGTTCATCACATAATGAGCAAGAGTTTCGATAACTATGTCAAGGGCCCTGAATTTCGCCAGATCTTCCAAGTCTTTGGGGATGGTATTTTCGCCACAGATTCCGAGAGATGGAGATACCACAGACTGTTGCTCCACTCTGTTTTCAAGAATAGAAGTTTCGAGATGTTTCTAGAGAAAACGATTCAAAAGAAAGTGGCAAATGATTTGATTCCTGTATTAGAACATGTGGTACACCAACATGTTGAGGTGGATCTACAAGATGTGTTCAATCGCTTCACATTCGACAACATTTGCAACATCATTTTGGGGTATGATCCTCATTGTCTTGCTATTGATCTCCCTCAAGTTATTGCATATGAGAAGGCTTTTAATGAAGCTGAAGAATCCATATTCTATAGACATGTAGTGCCTAAAGGTGTTTGGAAGCTACAAAAATTGCTTCAAATTGGTCAAGAGAGAAAGATGACACAAGCTTGCAAAATATTTGACCAATTCTTATATTCATGCATAGCAACTAAGCGAAAAGAGTTAAGTAAGTATACAAAAATTGATGAGTCTCatgatcatgttgacttgctcaCTTCTTTAATGAGAGAAGAACAAGATCAATTACATGATGATAAATTCTTAAGAGACTTAGCATTTAATCTTTTTGTAGCCGGAAGAGATACTATAACTTCAGCTCTTACTTGGTTCTTTTGGCTTGTTGCTACACACCCATTAGTAGAAGCTAAGATTCttgatgaaattaaagaaaattttgggTTCAATAATGATGATGAAATGAAGCACAAAGTTTTaggcatagaggaggtgaaaaagCTAGTTTATCTCCATGGTGCTTTTTGTGAGTCTTTGAGACTTTTTCCTCCTATTCCTTTTGAGAGGAAGCAACCAATCAAATGTGACACACTCCCAAGTGGACATCATGTGAATCCAAGTACAAtgatcttactttctttgtttgcAATGGGAAGATTTGAAGAGATATGGGGAAAAGATTGCTTGGAGTTCAAGCCAGAGAGATGGATCTCTAATAAAG gACTGAGTCTGCAGAAATGGGCCTGA
- the LOC140173238 gene encoding uncharacterized protein, with protein sequence MIPIEISQSSLRTQHKAHDEARRAELDLIEEVRAIATIRQKALQQRIAQRHNKTVRPRSFHQGDLVLRKTETARKPPSHGKLAATWDGPYRVRQVIGKGAYQLEELDGTTLPSTWNVTSLKKYYS encoded by the coding sequence ATGATTCCGATTGAGATATCACAAAGCTCCTTGAGAACACAACATAAAGCCCATGATGAAGCACGCCGGGCCGAGCTTGACTTGATCGAGGAAGTCCGCGCTATAGCCACAATTCGGCAAAAAGCATTGCAACAACGAATAGCTCAACGTCATAACAAGACTGTCAGGCCACGATCATTCCACCAAGGCGATTTGGTATTACGAAAAACTGAAACAGCCCGCAAGCCACCTTCCCACGGCAAGCTCGCCGCAACATGGGACGGACCTTATAGAGTACGTCAAGTGATCGGTAAAGGTGCCTATCAGCTAGAGGAACTAGATGGAACAACACTTCCTAGCACTTGGAATGTTACCTCATTGAAGAAATACTACAGCTAA